Proteins from a single region of Pseudorasbora parva isolate DD20220531a chromosome 22, ASM2467924v1, whole genome shotgun sequence:
- the LOC137058761 gene encoding Fc receptor-like protein 5 isoform X4, whose protein sequence is MPRFLLMSIYGLLGLVTEIGGSRLKPVLSGPSKAYLGSIVQFHCRVPGWSSPLTYELHKDAGDLIGAETGVTVTFHLPVTEGSEGKYYCRVTAEGQTSSVVQFHAVTPVVGASLSSSPDPPVLYEGEKLALRCLVRKGTHLSFTWYHDKQEVNASSDLYRLSGDALTVNAASERHSGTYSCTAQNQMEVNPRFSSSRNLFVTVKKHISTPKLSFTVFSNGSSLMANISCRSARGSPPVTFILLVDGLEMDVQRVDSLESWSIQPVSIGLDMGAAQCKVQADTQTLLSDPVRLHVVPVGGAVRVNVTYLYDADSVAAAAQLKCIPGRGTFPTFSWSLNHSSLPPEGAAYMLIHHGQILYLTDISSGHYRCRVRDSFNESSIWVESEDILIQKRDLAAMPMEVIALVFCGFLSVVIIGGSYFMFWYTKRKNNSGEHCSDQDESQV, encoded by the exons ATGCCGCGGTTCCTTCTCATGTCAATCTATG GTTTGTTGGGGCTTGTGACAGAAATCG GCGGCTCGCGTCTGAAACCGGTTTTGTCTGGACCCAGTAAGGCCTATCTGGGATCTATAGTCCAGTTTCACTGCAGGGTCCCCGGCTGGTCTTCACCTCTGACCTATGAACTCCACAAGGACGCGGGGGATCTGATTGGAGCAGAAACCGGCGTCACGGTCACCTTCCACCTGCCGGTCACAGAGGGGTCAGAGGGCAAGTATTACTGCAGGGTCACAGCGGAAGGGCAAACCAGCAGCGTGGTCCAGTTCCACGCCGTGA CTCCAGTTGTTGGTgccagtttgagctccagtccGGATCCTCCAGTCCTCTATGAAGGAGAAAAGCTCGCCCTGCGCTGTCTCGTCAGGAAAGGGACGCATTTATCCTTCACGTGGTATCATGACAAACAGGAAGTGAACGCCTCATCTGACCTCTACCGGCTCTCTGGAGACGCTCTCACTGTTAATGCGGCGAGTGAACGGCATTCTGGGACATACTCGTGCACAGCTCAAAACCAGATGGAGGTCAATCCGAGATTCTCCAGCAGCAGAAATCTCTTTGTCACCGTGAAAA AGCACATCTCGACGCCCAAGCTGTCCTTCACGGTCTTCTCTAATGGCTCCAGTTTGATGGCCAACATTAGCTGCCGTTCGGCTCGTGGGTCTCCGCCGGTGACGTTTATTCTGCTGGTGGATGGGCTGGAGATGGATGTGCAGCGTGTGGATTCGCTGGAGTCCTGGTCCATTCAGCCCGTCTCTATTGGTCTGGATATGGGAGCGGCTCAATGTAAAGTGCAGGCAGACACACAGACGCTCCTGTCTGATCCTGTGCGTTTACACGTGG ttccagtaggtggcgctgtgcgTGTGAATGTAACATACCTCTATGATGCCGACTCAGTGGCTGCAGCCGCTCAGCTCAAATGCATCCCCGGAAGAGGAACCTTTCCCACATTCTCCTGGTCTCTGAACCATTCCTCCCTTCCACCAGAGGGCGCCGCTTATATGCTGATCCATCACGGTCAGATCTTATACCTCACAGACATCAGTTCCGGCCATTACCGCTGCCGCGTGAGGGACAGTTTCAACGAAAGCTCAATCTGGGTGGAGAGCGAGGACATCCTCATACAGAAGAGAG ATTTGGCAGCGATGCCCATGGAGGTCATTGCGTTAGTTTTCTGTGGTTTTCTGTCGGTGGTGATCATCGGAGGCTCATATTTTATGTTCTGGTACACGAAGCGCAAAAACAACTCTGGCGAACATTGCAGCGACC AGGATGAGAGCCAAGTCTGA
- the LOC137058761 gene encoding Fc receptor-like protein 5 isoform X3, whose protein sequence is MPRFLLMSIYGLLGLVTEIGGSRLKPVLSGPSKAYLGSIVQFHCRVPGWSSPLTYELHKDAGDLIGAETGVTVTFHLPVTEGSEGKYYCRVTAEGQTSSVVQFHAVTPVVGASLSSSPDPPVLYEGEKLALRCLVRKGTHLSFTWYHDKQEVNASSDLYRLSGDALTVNAASERHSGTYSCTAQNQMEVNPRFSSSRNLFVTVKKHISTPKLSFTVFSNGSSLMANISCRSARGSPPVTFILLVDGLEMDVQRVDSLESWSIQPVSIGLDMGAAQCKVQADTQTLLSDPVRLHVVGGAVRVNVTYLYDADSVAAAAQLKCIPGRGTFPTFSWSLNHSSLPPEGAAYMLIHHGQILYLTDISSGHYRCRVRDSFNESSIWVESEDILIQKRDLAAMPMEVIALVFCGFLSVVIIGGSYFMFWYTKRKNNSGEHCSDRKFCPLISSCVFGRFSCCSFSFCQRMRAKSEAILRMNEPAEISL, encoded by the exons ATGCCGCGGTTCCTTCTCATGTCAATCTATG GTTTGTTGGGGCTTGTGACAGAAATCG GCGGCTCGCGTCTGAAACCGGTTTTGTCTGGACCCAGTAAGGCCTATCTGGGATCTATAGTCCAGTTTCACTGCAGGGTCCCCGGCTGGTCTTCACCTCTGACCTATGAACTCCACAAGGACGCGGGGGATCTGATTGGAGCAGAAACCGGCGTCACGGTCACCTTCCACCTGCCGGTCACAGAGGGGTCAGAGGGCAAGTATTACTGCAGGGTCACAGCGGAAGGGCAAACCAGCAGCGTGGTCCAGTTCCACGCCGTGA CTCCAGTTGTTGGTgccagtttgagctccagtccGGATCCTCCAGTCCTCTATGAAGGAGAAAAGCTCGCCCTGCGCTGTCTCGTCAGGAAAGGGACGCATTTATCCTTCACGTGGTATCATGACAAACAGGAAGTGAACGCCTCATCTGACCTCTACCGGCTCTCTGGAGACGCTCTCACTGTTAATGCGGCGAGTGAACGGCATTCTGGGACATACTCGTGCACAGCTCAAAACCAGATGGAGGTCAATCCGAGATTCTCCAGCAGCAGAAATCTCTTTGTCACCGTGAAAA AGCACATCTCGACGCCCAAGCTGTCCTTCACGGTCTTCTCTAATGGCTCCAGTTTGATGGCCAACATTAGCTGCCGTTCGGCTCGTGGGTCTCCGCCGGTGACGTTTATTCTGCTGGTGGATGGGCTGGAGATGGATGTGCAGCGTGTGGATTCGCTGGAGTCCTGGTCCATTCAGCCCGTCTCTATTGGTCTGGATATGGGAGCGGCTCAATGTAAAGTGCAGGCAGACACACAGACGCTCCTGTCTGATCCTGTGCGTTTACACGTGG taggtggcgctgtgcgTGTGAATGTAACATACCTCTATGATGCCGACTCAGTGGCTGCAGCCGCTCAGCTCAAATGCATCCCCGGAAGAGGAACCTTTCCCACATTCTCCTGGTCTCTGAACCATTCCTCCCTTCCACCAGAGGGCGCCGCTTATATGCTGATCCATCACGGTCAGATCTTATACCTCACAGACATCAGTTCCGGCCATTACCGCTGCCGCGTGAGGGACAGTTTCAACGAAAGCTCAATCTGGGTGGAGAGCGAGGACATCCTCATACAGAAGAGAG ATTTGGCAGCGATGCCCATGGAGGTCATTGCGTTAGTTTTCTGTGGTTTTCTGTCGGTGGTGATCATCGGAGGCTCATATTTTATGTTCTGGTACACGAAGCGCAAAAACAACTCTGGCGAACATTGCAGCGACCGTAAGTTTTGTCCACTCATTTCGTCATGTGTTTTTGGCAGATTTTCATGCTGTTCTTTCTCCTTTTGTCAGAGGATGAGAGCCAAGTCTGAGGCGATACT CAGAATGAACGAACCAGCTGAAATCTCCTTATGA
- the LOC137058761 gene encoding Fc receptor-like protein 5 isoform X5 → MAVCDVLSRSAPVVGASLSSSPDPPVLYEGEKLALRCLVRKGTHLSFTWYHDKQEVNASSDLYRLSGDALTVNAASERHSGTYSCTAQNQMEVNPRFSSSRNLFVTVKKHISTPKLSFTVFSNGSSLMANISCRSARGSPPVTFILLVDGLEMDVQRVDSLESWSIQPVSIGLDMGAAQCKVQADTQTLLSDPVRLHVVPVGGAVRVNVTYLYDADSVAAAAQLKCIPGRGTFPTFSWSLNHSSLPPEGAAYMLIHHGQILYLTDISSGHYRCRVRDSFNESSIWVESEDILIQKRDLAAMPMEVIALVFCGFLSVVIIGGSYFMFWYTKRKNNSGEHCSDRKFCPLISSCVFGRFSCCSFSFCQRMRAKSEAILRMNEPAEISL, encoded by the exons ATGGCTGTTTGTGATGTGTTGTCCCGGTCAGCTCCAGTTGTTGGTgccagtttgagctccagtccGGATCCTCCAGTCCTCTATGAAGGAGAAAAGCTCGCCCTGCGCTGTCTCGTCAGGAAAGGGACGCATTTATCCTTCACGTGGTATCATGACAAACAGGAAGTGAACGCCTCATCTGACCTCTACCGGCTCTCTGGAGACGCTCTCACTGTTAATGCGGCGAGTGAACGGCATTCTGGGACATACTCGTGCACAGCTCAAAACCAGATGGAGGTCAATCCGAGATTCTCCAGCAGCAGAAATCTCTTTGTCACCGTGAAAA AGCACATCTCGACGCCCAAGCTGTCCTTCACGGTCTTCTCTAATGGCTCCAGTTTGATGGCCAACATTAGCTGCCGTTCGGCTCGTGGGTCTCCGCCGGTGACGTTTATTCTGCTGGTGGATGGGCTGGAGATGGATGTGCAGCGTGTGGATTCGCTGGAGTCCTGGTCCATTCAGCCCGTCTCTATTGGTCTGGATATGGGAGCGGCTCAATGTAAAGTGCAGGCAGACACACAGACGCTCCTGTCTGATCCTGTGCGTTTACACGTGG ttccagtaggtggcgctgtgcgTGTGAATGTAACATACCTCTATGATGCCGACTCAGTGGCTGCAGCCGCTCAGCTCAAATGCATCCCCGGAAGAGGAACCTTTCCCACATTCTCCTGGTCTCTGAACCATTCCTCCCTTCCACCAGAGGGCGCCGCTTATATGCTGATCCATCACGGTCAGATCTTATACCTCACAGACATCAGTTCCGGCCATTACCGCTGCCGCGTGAGGGACAGTTTCAACGAAAGCTCAATCTGGGTGGAGAGCGAGGACATCCTCATACAGAAGAGAG ATTTGGCAGCGATGCCCATGGAGGTCATTGCGTTAGTTTTCTGTGGTTTTCTGTCGGTGGTGATCATCGGAGGCTCATATTTTATGTTCTGGTACACGAAGCGCAAAAACAACTCTGGCGAACATTGCAGCGACCGTAAGTTTTGTCCACTCATTTCGTCATGTGTTTTTGGCAGATTTTCATGCTGTTCTTTCTCCTTTTGTCAGAGGATGAGAGCCAAGTCTGAGGCGATACT CAGAATGAACGAACCAGCTGAAATCTCCTTATGA
- the LOC137058761 gene encoding Fc receptor-like protein 5 isoform X2 translates to MPRFLLMSIYGLLGLVTEIGGSRLKPVLSGPSKAYLGSIVQFHCRVPGWSSPLTYELHKDAGDLIGAETGVTVTFHLPVTEGSEGKYYCRVTAEGQTSSVVQFHAVTPVVGASLSSSPDPPVLYEGEKLALRCLVRKGTHLSFTWYHDKQEVNASSDLYRLSGDALTVNAASERHSGTYSCTAQNQMEVNPRFSSSRNLFVTVKKHISTPKLSFTVFSNGSSLMANISCRSARGSPPVTFILLVDGLEMDVQRVDSLESWSIQPVSIGLDMGAAQCKVQADTQTLLSDPVRLHVVPVGGAVRVNVTYLYDADSVAAAAQLKCIPGRGTFPTFSWSLNHSSLPPEGAAYMLIHHGQILYLTDISSGHYRCRVRDSFNESSIWVESEDILIQKRDLAAMPMEVIALVFCGFLSVVIIGGSYFMFWYTKRKNNSGEHCSDRKFCPLISSCVFGRFSCCSFSFCQRMRAKSEAILMNEPAEISL, encoded by the exons ATGCCGCGGTTCCTTCTCATGTCAATCTATG GTTTGTTGGGGCTTGTGACAGAAATCG GCGGCTCGCGTCTGAAACCGGTTTTGTCTGGACCCAGTAAGGCCTATCTGGGATCTATAGTCCAGTTTCACTGCAGGGTCCCCGGCTGGTCTTCACCTCTGACCTATGAACTCCACAAGGACGCGGGGGATCTGATTGGAGCAGAAACCGGCGTCACGGTCACCTTCCACCTGCCGGTCACAGAGGGGTCAGAGGGCAAGTATTACTGCAGGGTCACAGCGGAAGGGCAAACCAGCAGCGTGGTCCAGTTCCACGCCGTGA CTCCAGTTGTTGGTgccagtttgagctccagtccGGATCCTCCAGTCCTCTATGAAGGAGAAAAGCTCGCCCTGCGCTGTCTCGTCAGGAAAGGGACGCATTTATCCTTCACGTGGTATCATGACAAACAGGAAGTGAACGCCTCATCTGACCTCTACCGGCTCTCTGGAGACGCTCTCACTGTTAATGCGGCGAGTGAACGGCATTCTGGGACATACTCGTGCACAGCTCAAAACCAGATGGAGGTCAATCCGAGATTCTCCAGCAGCAGAAATCTCTTTGTCACCGTGAAAA AGCACATCTCGACGCCCAAGCTGTCCTTCACGGTCTTCTCTAATGGCTCCAGTTTGATGGCCAACATTAGCTGCCGTTCGGCTCGTGGGTCTCCGCCGGTGACGTTTATTCTGCTGGTGGATGGGCTGGAGATGGATGTGCAGCGTGTGGATTCGCTGGAGTCCTGGTCCATTCAGCCCGTCTCTATTGGTCTGGATATGGGAGCGGCTCAATGTAAAGTGCAGGCAGACACACAGACGCTCCTGTCTGATCCTGTGCGTTTACACGTGG ttccagtaggtggcgctgtgcgTGTGAATGTAACATACCTCTATGATGCCGACTCAGTGGCTGCAGCCGCTCAGCTCAAATGCATCCCCGGAAGAGGAACCTTTCCCACATTCTCCTGGTCTCTGAACCATTCCTCCCTTCCACCAGAGGGCGCCGCTTATATGCTGATCCATCACGGTCAGATCTTATACCTCACAGACATCAGTTCCGGCCATTACCGCTGCCGCGTGAGGGACAGTTTCAACGAAAGCTCAATCTGGGTGGAGAGCGAGGACATCCTCATACAGAAGAGAG ATTTGGCAGCGATGCCCATGGAGGTCATTGCGTTAGTTTTCTGTGGTTTTCTGTCGGTGGTGATCATCGGAGGCTCATATTTTATGTTCTGGTACACGAAGCGCAAAAACAACTCTGGCGAACATTGCAGCGACCGTAAGTTTTGTCCACTCATTTCGTCATGTGTTTTTGGCAGATTTTCATGCTGTTCTTTCTCCTTTTGTCAGAGGATGAGAGCCAAGTCTGAGGCGATACT AATGAACGAACCAGCTGAAATCTCCTTATGA
- the si:dkey-93h22.7 gene encoding Fc receptor-like protein 5 isoform X2, with the protein MELVPVSLILIGISVLFPRTGALDKQRLDEPLLSGPSVALEGSAVDFFCEIPGKSASLQHDGRLVCSASGYNNTDIESSLSHGLDLKVIVPVKEVRITSHPSIDNLWEGQTLTLQCTKSKGTYVSYDWLHDGKPVEAPYDRTDGTLIIQRLSVRKTGHYMCVASNHFNDTTFNASDVTSVRVKEYVSKPELSLDVVKLEDAAFEAIITCRSEKGTPLITFSLLNNTEDIAGETSDRTSALFHVPIKLNHDMGRVRCNASNDGNWVLSEPINLTVESVGGAVTLTAITHMGRDFQVVGLLLRCTVERGTFPHYRWFLNSSRLEGRGAFYAVAWSDNSVLSLSVGRDSAGFYHCEASNSFDNSTSIRSPKMLINKEVLNRVPPLVVLVVLSCFALLNVTVMACCIYGVVLRRRYSRQYLLTEQRRKMKREDEEEDYLMLEAYEEDAIADRMSDSAQDEDESVDETLLYEDTVEK; encoded by the exons ATGGAGTTGGTGCCTGTTTCATTGATTCTCATAG gtatttctgtcttgtttccaaGGACAG GAGCTCTGGATAAGCAAAGGCTAGATGAACCGCTTCTGTCCGGTCCATCCGTTGCATTAGAAGGCTCAGCTGTGGATTTCTTCTGTGAGATTCCTGGGAAATCGGCATCGTT ACAACATGACGGTCGACTCGTCTGCAGTGCCAGTGGATACAATAACACGGACATCGAGAGCTCGCTCAGTCACGGCCTGGACCTCAAAGTCATCG TTCCAGTGAAGGAAGTGAGAATCACTTCACATCCCTCCATTGATAACCTGTGGGAAGGACAAACTCTGACCCTCCAGTGCACCAAAAGCAAAGGAACGTACGTCTCCTATGATTGGCTTCATGATGGAAAACCGGTTGAAGCGCCGTATGACAGGACTGACGGCACACTGATCATACAAAGGCTTTCTGTGCGAAAAACAGGCCATTATATGTGTGTGGCATCAAACCATTTCAATGACACGACCTTCAACGCCAGTGATGTCACATCTGTGCGGGTCAAAG AGTACGTGTCGAAGCCTGAGCTCTCGCTTGACGTGGTGAAGCTTGAGGATGCTGCTTTTGAAGCCATCATCACGTGCCGGTCTGAGAAAGGAACTCCACTTATAACCTTCAGCCTTTTGAACAACACTGAAGACATTGCAGGAGAAACGAGCGACAGAACCAGTGCGCTCTTCCACGTGCCGATCAAGCTGAACCACGATATGGGCCGCGTGAGATGCAACGCCAGCAACGACGGCAACTGGGTTCTGAGTGAACCAATAAACCTGACCGTGG AGTCTGTAGGGGGCGCTGTAACGCTGACGGCCATCACTCACATGGGACGGGACTTCCAGGTGGTCGGTCTTTTACTGCGCTGTACGGTGGAGCGAGGAACATTTCCTCATTACCGCTGGTTTCTCAACAGCAGCCGGCTGGAGGGCCGAGGAGCTTTCTATGCGGTGGCCTGGTCCGACAACTCGGTTCTGTCGCTGTCTGTGGGCCGGGACAGCGCTGGGTTTTACCACTGCGAAGCTTCAAACAGCTTTGACAACAGCACTAGCATCCGCAGCCCCAAGATGCTGATCAATAAAGAGG ttCTGAACAGAGTGCCTCCTCTGGTGGTGCTGGTTGTTTTGAGCTGTTTCGCTCTGCTGAATGTTACTGTGATGGCTTGTTGTATTTATGGAGTCGTACTGC GAAGAAGGTATTCAAGACAATACTT ACTCACTGAACAACGCAGAAAAATGAAACGGGaagatgaagaggaggattaTCTG ATGTTGGAGGCTTATGAGGAAGACGCCATCGCTGACAGGATGAGTGATTCTGCTcag GATGAAGACGAATCTGTGGATGAAACTCTCCTGTACGAAGACACTGtcgaaaaataa
- the LOC137058761 gene encoding Fc receptor-like protein 5 isoform X1, with the protein MPRFLLMSIYGLLGLVTEIGGSRLKPVLSGPSKAYLGSIVQFHCRVPGWSSPLTYELHKDAGDLIGAETGVTVTFHLPVTEGSEGKYYCRVTAEGQTSSVVQFHAVTPVVGASLSSSPDPPVLYEGEKLALRCLVRKGTHLSFTWYHDKQEVNASSDLYRLSGDALTVNAASERHSGTYSCTAQNQMEVNPRFSSSRNLFVTVKKHISTPKLSFTVFSNGSSLMANISCRSARGSPPVTFILLVDGLEMDVQRVDSLESWSIQPVSIGLDMGAAQCKVQADTQTLLSDPVRLHVVPVGGAVRVNVTYLYDADSVAAAAQLKCIPGRGTFPTFSWSLNHSSLPPEGAAYMLIHHGQILYLTDISSGHYRCRVRDSFNESSIWVESEDILIQKRDLAAMPMEVIALVFCGFLSVVIIGGSYFMFWYTKRKNNSGEHCSDRKFCPLISSCVFGRFSCCSFSFCQRMRAKSEAILRMNEPAEISL; encoded by the exons ATGCCGCGGTTCCTTCTCATGTCAATCTATG GTTTGTTGGGGCTTGTGACAGAAATCG GCGGCTCGCGTCTGAAACCGGTTTTGTCTGGACCCAGTAAGGCCTATCTGGGATCTATAGTCCAGTTTCACTGCAGGGTCCCCGGCTGGTCTTCACCTCTGACCTATGAACTCCACAAGGACGCGGGGGATCTGATTGGAGCAGAAACCGGCGTCACGGTCACCTTCCACCTGCCGGTCACAGAGGGGTCAGAGGGCAAGTATTACTGCAGGGTCACAGCGGAAGGGCAAACCAGCAGCGTGGTCCAGTTCCACGCCGTGA CTCCAGTTGTTGGTgccagtttgagctccagtccGGATCCTCCAGTCCTCTATGAAGGAGAAAAGCTCGCCCTGCGCTGTCTCGTCAGGAAAGGGACGCATTTATCCTTCACGTGGTATCATGACAAACAGGAAGTGAACGCCTCATCTGACCTCTACCGGCTCTCTGGAGACGCTCTCACTGTTAATGCGGCGAGTGAACGGCATTCTGGGACATACTCGTGCACAGCTCAAAACCAGATGGAGGTCAATCCGAGATTCTCCAGCAGCAGAAATCTCTTTGTCACCGTGAAAA AGCACATCTCGACGCCCAAGCTGTCCTTCACGGTCTTCTCTAATGGCTCCAGTTTGATGGCCAACATTAGCTGCCGTTCGGCTCGTGGGTCTCCGCCGGTGACGTTTATTCTGCTGGTGGATGGGCTGGAGATGGATGTGCAGCGTGTGGATTCGCTGGAGTCCTGGTCCATTCAGCCCGTCTCTATTGGTCTGGATATGGGAGCGGCTCAATGTAAAGTGCAGGCAGACACACAGACGCTCCTGTCTGATCCTGTGCGTTTACACGTGG ttccagtaggtggcgctgtgcgTGTGAATGTAACATACCTCTATGATGCCGACTCAGTGGCTGCAGCCGCTCAGCTCAAATGCATCCCCGGAAGAGGAACCTTTCCCACATTCTCCTGGTCTCTGAACCATTCCTCCCTTCCACCAGAGGGCGCCGCTTATATGCTGATCCATCACGGTCAGATCTTATACCTCACAGACATCAGTTCCGGCCATTACCGCTGCCGCGTGAGGGACAGTTTCAACGAAAGCTCAATCTGGGTGGAGAGCGAGGACATCCTCATACAGAAGAGAG ATTTGGCAGCGATGCCCATGGAGGTCATTGCGTTAGTTTTCTGTGGTTTTCTGTCGGTGGTGATCATCGGAGGCTCATATTTTATGTTCTGGTACACGAAGCGCAAAAACAACTCTGGCGAACATTGCAGCGACCGTAAGTTTTGTCCACTCATTTCGTCATGTGTTTTTGGCAGATTTTCATGCTGTTCTTTCTCCTTTTGTCAGAGGATGAGAGCCAAGTCTGAGGCGATACT CAGAATGAACGAACCAGCTGAAATCTCCTTATGA
- the si:dkey-93h22.7 gene encoding Fc receptor-like protein 5 isoform X1 has translation MELVPVSLILIGISVLFPRTGALDKQRLDEPLLSGPSVALEGSAVDFFCEIPGKSASLLVTYELFLESNPEKIIGFYDSLTGQIGSIPLFITRQHDGRLVCSASGYNNTDIESSLSHGLDLKVIVPVKEVRITSHPSIDNLWEGQTLTLQCTKSKGTYVSYDWLHDGKPVEAPYDRTDGTLIIQRLSVRKTGHYMCVASNHFNDTTFNASDVTSVRVKEYVSKPELSLDVVKLEDAAFEAIITCRSEKGTPLITFSLLNNTEDIAGETSDRTSALFHVPIKLNHDMGRVRCNASNDGNWVLSEPINLTVESVGGAVTLTAITHMGRDFQVVGLLLRCTVERGTFPHYRWFLNSSRLEGRGAFYAVAWSDNSVLSLSVGRDSAGFYHCEASNSFDNSTSIRSPKMLINKEVLNRVPPLVVLVVLSCFALLNVTVMACCIYGVVLRRRYSRQYLLTEQRRKMKREDEEEDYLMLEAYEEDAIADRMSDSAQDEDESVDETLLYEDTVEK, from the exons ATGGAGTTGGTGCCTGTTTCATTGATTCTCATAG gtatttctgtcttgtttccaaGGACAG GAGCTCTGGATAAGCAAAGGCTAGATGAACCGCTTCTGTCCGGTCCATCCGTTGCATTAGAAGGCTCAGCTGTGGATTTCTTCTGTGAGATTCCTGGGAAATCGGCATCGTTGTTAGTCACATATGAGCTCTTTCTAGAGTCAAACCCGGAGAAAATCATTGGATTTTACGACTCTCTGACGGGACAAATAGGCTCTATTCCTCTGTTTATCACCAGACAACATGACGGTCGACTCGTCTGCAGTGCCAGTGGATACAATAACACGGACATCGAGAGCTCGCTCAGTCACGGCCTGGACCTCAAAGTCATCG TTCCAGTGAAGGAAGTGAGAATCACTTCACATCCCTCCATTGATAACCTGTGGGAAGGACAAACTCTGACCCTCCAGTGCACCAAAAGCAAAGGAACGTACGTCTCCTATGATTGGCTTCATGATGGAAAACCGGTTGAAGCGCCGTATGACAGGACTGACGGCACACTGATCATACAAAGGCTTTCTGTGCGAAAAACAGGCCATTATATGTGTGTGGCATCAAACCATTTCAATGACACGACCTTCAACGCCAGTGATGTCACATCTGTGCGGGTCAAAG AGTACGTGTCGAAGCCTGAGCTCTCGCTTGACGTGGTGAAGCTTGAGGATGCTGCTTTTGAAGCCATCATCACGTGCCGGTCTGAGAAAGGAACTCCACTTATAACCTTCAGCCTTTTGAACAACACTGAAGACATTGCAGGAGAAACGAGCGACAGAACCAGTGCGCTCTTCCACGTGCCGATCAAGCTGAACCACGATATGGGCCGCGTGAGATGCAACGCCAGCAACGACGGCAACTGGGTTCTGAGTGAACCAATAAACCTGACCGTGG AGTCTGTAGGGGGCGCTGTAACGCTGACGGCCATCACTCACATGGGACGGGACTTCCAGGTGGTCGGTCTTTTACTGCGCTGTACGGTGGAGCGAGGAACATTTCCTCATTACCGCTGGTTTCTCAACAGCAGCCGGCTGGAGGGCCGAGGAGCTTTCTATGCGGTGGCCTGGTCCGACAACTCGGTTCTGTCGCTGTCTGTGGGCCGGGACAGCGCTGGGTTTTACCACTGCGAAGCTTCAAACAGCTTTGACAACAGCACTAGCATCCGCAGCCCCAAGATGCTGATCAATAAAGAGG ttCTGAACAGAGTGCCTCCTCTGGTGGTGCTGGTTGTTTTGAGCTGTTTCGCTCTGCTGAATGTTACTGTGATGGCTTGTTGTATTTATGGAGTCGTACTGC GAAGAAGGTATTCAAGACAATACTT ACTCACTGAACAACGCAGAAAAATGAAACGGGaagatgaagaggaggattaTCTG ATGTTGGAGGCTTATGAGGAAGACGCCATCGCTGACAGGATGAGTGATTCTGCTcag GATGAAGACGAATCTGTGGATGAAACTCTCCTGTACGAAGACACTGtcgaaaaataa